The Rickettsiales bacterium genomic interval ACTGGTCTATGAAATTTAACGCTTTGCCTAATATCTTTGTTGTTGGCAAAATCGCTTAAATCTACAAAATAGTCCTTGATTAGTTGCGATCTTTCAAAGCCTTCTAAATTAAACCCAAATTCTCTAGCAAAAACTTTATTAATAACCTCTTGCTGCTTTTTGATTTGGCTTTTTAGGTCTTTAATTTTCTGCTCAATTGGCTCAATTTTGGCAACGATTTGGTCTTGGGTTTTTAAAAATAAATCAATGGTATTTTTATCAAATTTTAAATACAAAAGATCATCTTCTTTAAGCGTTGGATAGCCTTTGCCCTGCCTTGATATAGCAATTAAATTTTCATAAAAAATTGTTCTAAATGAATAATATAAAATTTTCCCAAGTATTTTTGGAGCTAGATGAATTAAGGCAGAAGTATAAAAATAATTTTTATTTTCCTCATCTATAAGAACATATTTCTTTAAATTTGGTCTTACTTTTGAAAGTAAGATGTCACCTTGATTTACCCTAATAATGTCATTGCCTTCAATTTTTTTATAATAACTTTCTTCCTCAATTTTTCTTTGATCAAAGTTTAATTTGATAGGCTCTACATAACCCTCTTTTGATATATTGCCAATTTCAGAATAATAAAAATCTTCAGTTAAAGCCTCTATATCAACACTATCATTGACAGAAAAATCAAATAGCGTGTTAAAAGAGTAATAATCACTAACTAAGAAATTGCTTTGGAAGGCAATAAAATCAACATCAAATCTGAAAGATTGCTCCTTTGCCAACTCACTAAAATCAACCTCAAAACACTTCATTACCATAATTCAACTATTGACAAATTGATAAAATCATTTATATTTCTTGCAGTCCTGTTGGGTGCGAAAGTCGGCTTCATGCCGTGCAGAGCTTAATTGCTCTCTAGCCCCAAAGGGCTAATCTTTCCTACCTCAAAAACATTCCTCTCATTATAAAAATTCAAATTTGTTGGGTATTTAGCAAAATCGTAAATATCCCAAACTAAACTTACTTTTTCTTTTAAGAACTCAAAATATCTAGCTTCGCCTTTGGTGTAAGAGCGATAAATTGTCCAATTCATATAATCCACTATTTGCAAACAAGCCTCATCTGACGGGGTTTGTATATAAATTTTGGTCTGAGTTTCAACTTTAGATCCGTTTTTCTGTTCAAAATTTAAAGCCGCTGTTTGAATAGCTTGTTGCAAATGGTGTTGCTTATCTCTTGAGCCTCTTTTAGAAAAATAAATTGTGTTGTTTTTATGATGCAAATTCTTCTCAAACAATCTTGAAACAATCTCATTATAAAAAATATTTTCATCTCTCTTGTGCCGCTTGGTAAAAACATCAATTCTTTTTCTGGCAACAATAAATTCAGCTTTAAAATCTAAGGTTTTAATCATCTTAAAAACTTTTTCCCTAACTTCTGGGCAATCATCTTTAGCGTGAAAATGTAGGTTGGTTTTTTTAATTGATGGAATTGATTTTAAATATTCATCTTCTTTGATTTCTTTATGAAGTTTGGCAACTGCCTTTCTAATTTCTGACGGATTATTGGTTTGAATAAAGCCAAGAATAAGAATTGGCGAGCAATTCTCTTTACCAACAATTAACTCACCTTTTCTATTAAAAAAAGTTGGATCACCTGATTCATCAACAAAAAAGTAATTTTCCATAGCTAGCTCCAATCAATTTTTCTTAAATGATCAAGGGCAGTCTCTAAAACTCCATCATCAACTAAAATTTTCTCTTTGCCATTTTCTTCAATTGCACGATAAAGTTCGTTTGGCATTGGTTTTTCACCTCTCTTGGTGCGTTTATAACCAACATTTTCAACCTCTGCCATAAAGATTTTATAATTTAACTCTTTGGCAACTTCACCAAAAACCCACCAAACATTAACAAAGCCAAAGCTGTCTGTTGTGTCGTTATCATATTTGCAAAGGTCGGTGATTTCATCTTGGTATTTCTCAACCAACTCTTTTAAAGAAAGTTTTTTGTCATCTTTTTCAATATAGTCTTTTAAAAGCTGATATAAATTTACCTTTCTTTTTTTCTCATCTTCCGAAGCAATAGCCCAAGCCTTATTAAATGGTTTTTCTTTAATAAAATGTTCAATTTCTTTTTCGCATCTAGTTTTTAATAAATTCCACTCATTGCTATACTTTGACCAAAATTTTTGCCATTGTTCAATTTCTGCTGTGGTTTTCTTTTGGGCAAAGAGCAAGCTGGTTTTAGTTGAGGTGAATGGCTCAAAAGTGATTTGCGGCAAGGAAACAACCGCCTTAACTTTGAAATATTTGTAAATGAAAAGCCTGATATATTTATTTTCAGTAGTATCAAAAACACTTTCTGGCAAAACCACACCCATTCTGCCGCCTTCTTTTAAAAGCTGGTAATATCTTTCAATAAAAAGATTTTCTGAGTTTTTCTTATCACCAAAAATAAAGCTTTTTGCGGTTAGTTTTTTAGTGTCGTTGTCAAGATCAACGCTAAAAGGTGGGTTGGTTAGAATGCAATCAAATTGGTTATTGACGCTCACATTAATTGATTCTTTTTCACTCTCTTTGCCTTTGTAAAACTCATCATTATTTGACTGATTTAAGGCATTTGGAGCAGTTGTTTTATCATAATAGTTAAAAGGCAGCAATCCATCTTTAACGAAGATATTTGAAGAACCATCGCCGTGCAAAATCATATTAACTTTAGTTGCTGTGCCTAAGTTAAAATTGTGTTCAATGGCATAAATAAAGGTTTCAGCCCACTTATTTTCTCTGTGATCTGGCTCAAACCAATTATGAAAACGATCTTTAATGTCTCTGGTGTTTTTTATTTCACCTCTAAATCTTCGCTTAATGTTTTCAGTGATGAATTTCATATATTCAATCAAGAAAGTGCCACTACCAGCCGATGGGTCAATCATATATGGCAATTGATTATCTTGATTAATCTTTTCAATCGCTAATTTATCTAGCTGCAAACCCCACAACAAAAACTTTACAATATTAATGTGGGTAAAAAACTGCCCTTTGGTTTGTTTAAAACCTTCTCTTATTATACCTTCAAAAAAATCACCTAAAATATCTTTGCCAGATAAGCTGTTTTTTCCATCAACGAAGGAAAGGCTTTCAAGCTCTGAAACAGCATATTTTAGCTTGGCTAGAGAAAATTTCTTTCTATCGACTACAAAACTTTCCGCCAATTCTTGCTCATCAAGAATGTTAAGCCTTTGTTTTAAGGCTCTTCTATATAAATTATTTATTCTTGTAAAAAGCTCATCGTTGGTTTCAAAATCTTCATCACTCTTTTTTGCATAAGCAAAAGTTTGAAAATCATATTTCTCACCATCTTCTTTTTCGCTCTCATCTTGAATTTTAGCTAAAATAATATTCACCAAAGACGAAAAAATATCATTATCATCAGTGCCACCACCGCCCCATAAAACATTGTGCAGATTTTTGCGTTTGCTATCTAGTTTAGCATGATCAAAATTCTTATCTAAATCTTTCTTACCGCCCTTAACATATGGCTCTTTTACAGCTTTTTCATATCTTGCTGGCAGTTGATCAATAAAGTCTCTGGTCTTTTCCCAATCTGAAAATGAAGAATATTTGTCATAGTCAATGAGTAGGCACTTATCTTTTATTACACCACCAACTAGCTCAATTGAATAAAGAACTAAATATTTTACAGCGATTCCACTCCCAACCTCTTGACTGGCAAGGTTGAAAAGCTGTTTTTCAATAACTTCATCTTTGTCTTTTTCATAATCTTGAGGGCTTTTTAGTTCAATATATAAAAATGCTTTCCCCTCTTTATCTCTTACAACAACATCAATTCTTGGTTTATTAACTTTTGGTCTGCCAATGTCATATTCTTTCTCAATCTCAATATTTTCTGGTTTATAACCAAGTTCTTTGACTAATTTTGTTAGTAAATAAGCCCTTACAAGCTCTTCGCTTACTTCATTTTCTTTGCCAGATAATTTTTCTATTTTTCTATTCTGATTAATTCCCTGATAAGCAATTTTTTTTGAATCAACATCAATCTCTTTAATTACTGGGCTATTTCTTAAATAACTTATTATTTCTTTCATGTGATTTATTTATTATCGTTATCGTCAAATTCTTTTAATAGCTTAGTTCCTTGTCCTTCATCATCATTTTCAAATTTAATACCAGCCTCTTGAAAAATGGTTTTTATATCTTCTGCAATTCTTCTTTGTGGGGTGGTTATACCTCTTTCAAAATCAGTAATAGTTTTTTGCACAACTCTCACCTTATCAGCTAATTCTTGTTGCGACCAACCTAGATAAGCCCTTGCAGATTTGCATTGCTTAGGGGTTATGGTTTTTTCTTCTTTTTTGCTTGACATATTTATTATTTATAACTTAATATATATTTTATATAGTTCTATTATTCTTATAACTTAGTTATTTTAGCCAAAAAAACAGGCAAACCGTCTTTTTTGTCCGCAATTTATTATCAACAACAAAGCTGAAATAGCCAGTTATTTAGTAATAAATTCAGTATTTATACAAATTTAACTTATTATGACAAACGAAAATCTCAATCCAAACTTAGCTCAAATTCAAAGAATAAAAAGCCTTGCTGGCTCAATTGCCCACGAAACAAGGAATCCTTTAGCTTCAATTAAGCAAGGTTGTGATATTATTAAAAACTGCCTTGATGAAGCAATGGAGTTTCTTGATTTAATTTCTACCTCTTCAACTCGTGGCTTGATGATCTCTGAAATGATTTTAGCCAACATTAGGGAAGAAAAAATTGATACAAATAAATTCACCGATCTTTCAATTGCAAAAATTGTTAAATCTGCCATTAGAGAATTTGCTTTTGAAAGCCAAAAAGAGAAAGGTTTGGTTAATGTTGATTTGGAAGGCGATTTTATTTTTAAAGGTGATGAAACGCTGATGATTTTTGTTTTATTCAACCTGCTCAAAAACTCACTTTACTACAAAGC includes:
- a CDS encoding DUF3800 domain-containing protein; the encoded protein is MENYFFVDESGDPTFFNRKGELIVGKENCSPILILGFIQTNNPSEIRKAVAKLHKEIKEDEYLKSIPSIKKTNLHFHAKDDCPEVREKVFKMIKTLDFKAEFIVARKRIDVFTKRHKRDENIFYNEIVSRLFEKNLHHKNNTIYFSKRGSRDKQHHLQQAIQTAALNFEQKNGSKVETQTKIYIQTPSDEACLQIVDYMNWTIYRSYTKGEARYFEFLKEKVSLVWDIYDFAKYPTNLNFYNERNVFEVGKISPLGLESN
- a CDS encoding N-6 DNA methylase — its product is MKEIISYLRNSPVIKEIDVDSKKIAYQGINQNRKIEKLSGKENEVSEELVRAYLLTKLVKELGYKPENIEIEKEYDIGRPKVNKPRIDVVVRDKEGKAFLYIELKSPQDYEKDKDEVIEKQLFNLASQEVGSGIAVKYLVLYSIELVGGVIKDKCLLIDYDKYSSFSDWEKTRDFIDQLPARYEKAVKEPYVKGGKKDLDKNFDHAKLDSKRKNLHNVLWGGGGTDDNDIFSSLVNIILAKIQDESEKEDGEKYDFQTFAYAKKSDEDFETNDELFTRINNLYRRALKQRLNILDEQELAESFVVDRKKFSLAKLKYAVSELESLSFVDGKNSLSGKDILGDFFEGIIREGFKQTKGQFFTHINIVKFLLWGLQLDKLAIEKINQDNQLPYMIDPSAGSGTFLIEYMKFITENIKRRFRGEIKNTRDIKDRFHNWFEPDHRENKWAETFIYAIEHNFNLGTATKVNMILHGDGSSNIFVKDGLLPFNYYDKTTAPNALNQSNNDEFYKGKESEKESINVSVNNQFDCILTNPPFSVDLDNDTKKLTAKSFIFGDKKNSENLFIERYYQLLKEGGRMGVVLPESVFDTTENKYIRLFIYKYFKVKAVVSLPQITFEPFTSTKTSLLFAQKKTTAEIEQWQKFWSKYSNEWNLLKTRCEKEIEHFIKEKPFNKAWAIASEDEKKRKVNLYQLLKDYIEKDDKKLSLKELVEKYQDEITDLCKYDNDTTDSFGFVNVWWVFGEVAKELNYKIFMAEVENVGYKRTKRGEKPMPNELYRAIEENGKEKILVDDGVLETALDHLRKIDWS
- a CDS encoding helix-turn-helix transcriptional regulator, whose translation is MSSKKEEKTITPKQCKSARAYLGWSQQELADKVRVVQKTITDFERGITTPQRRIAEDIKTIFQEAGIKFENDDEGQGTKLLKEFDDNDNK
- a CDS encoding HAMP domain-containing sensor histidine kinase; translated protein: MTNENLNPNLAQIQRIKSLAGSIAHETRNPLASIKQGCDIIKNCLDEAMEFLDLISTSSTRGLMISEMILANIREEKIDTNKFTDLSIAKIVKSAIREFAFESQKEKGLVNVDLEGDFIFKGDETLMIFVLFNLLKNSLYYKAKINIWLDADKKCLYFKDDGVGIPADKLELIFDDFFTSNKKGGTGLGLPFCKRVMLSFGGDISYKSVEGEGVEFCLNFPAY